A DNA window from Vigna angularis cultivar LongXiaoDou No.4 chromosome 1, ASM1680809v1, whole genome shotgun sequence contains the following coding sequences:
- the LOC108328489 gene encoding BRAP2 RING ZnF UBP domain-containing protein 1: protein MFLLRVHSVDADHPLDPQTIFRSHSQSNNPKFSERRGALHLFRTSPRSSLPTQTSPSTLLFILAVPNYLSFHDFIPFCGPHLDNFYDLLFVRNDGTEDRYSVLIKFADQFAADEFYSYFNGRKFSPAEAEVCHILFLQSVEYSEYAEVAGTPPPGCTEIPTCPVCLERLDPDTSGIMTTLCDHSFQCPCVSKWTYLSCQVCQFCQQQDEKPNCFICGTIDDLWVCMICGFVGCGRYKEGHAIQHWKDTQHCYSLDFKTQQIWDYVGDSYVHRLNQNQSKIDGKLEEINFRCTSLEGDCDTCECPEDSGINGALFKSKVETIVDEYNRLLTSQLETQRQYYESLLVEARSKMESSMTEAVEKAAASEMEDIQNELEKWTEERNVIAEVNQKLIKNQEIWRKKVKEAEEREATSTKAMNERIIDLEEQIRDIKIFLEAQKTIDKMSDSNGIKDGTVLPVAYESSPGHKKRNKKSGRRRN, encoded by the exons ATGTTTTTGCTCCGCGTCCACTCAGTGGACGCCGACCACCCTCTCGATCCCCAAACCATCTTCCGATCCCATTCCCAATCCAACAACCCTAAATTCAGCGAACGCAGAGGCGCACTCCACTTGTTCCGAACCTCTCCCCGCTCCTCCCTCCCAACCCAAACCTCCCCCTCCACTCTTCTTTTCATCCTCGCCGTCCCCAACTACCTCTCCTTCCACGACTTCATTCCCTTCTGCGGGCCCCACCTCGACAACTTTTACGACCTTCTCTTCGTCAG GAACGACGGGACGGAAGATCGCTATAGCGTGTTGATAAAATTTGCCGATCAGTTCGCCGCCGATGAATTTTACAGCTATTTCAATGGCAGGAAATTTTCTCCCGCCGAG GCAGAGGTgtgccatattttgtttttgcaatCCGTGGAGTATTCGGAGTATGCAGAAGTTGCTGGGACTCCTCCTCCTGGTTGTACGGAAATACCAACTTGCCCAGTTTGTCTTG AGAGGTTGGACCCTGATACAAGTGGAATAATGACAACACTTTGTGATCACTCATTTCAATGCCCTTGTGTCTCCAAATGGACGTACTTGTCTTGCCAG GTTTGTCAATTCTGTCAGCAACAGGATGAGAAACCAAATTGTTTCATTTGTGGAACTATAGATGATCTTTGGGTTTGTATGATTTGTGGGTTTGTTGGATGTGGAAG ATATAAAGAAGGGCATGCTATTCAGCATTGGAAAGATACTCAGCATTGCTATTCTCTTGATTTTAAAACACAACAAATTTGGGATTATGTGGGTGACAGTTATGTACACCGATTGAACCAGAATCAATCTAAAATTGATGGCAAGTTGGAGGAGATAAATTTTCGCTGTACGTCACTGGAAGGAGATTGTGATACGTGTGAATGTCCTGAAGATTCAGGAATTAACGGGGCCCTTTTCAAAAGCAAAGTTGAAACA ATTGTGGATGAATACAACCGTCTTCTTACGTCTCAGTTGGAGACACAAAGACAA TATTATGAATCTTTACTAGTAGAGGCAAGAAGTAAAATGGAAAGTTCCATGACTGAAGCAGTGGAGAAAGCTGCAGCTTCTGAAATGGAGGATATCCAAAATGAACTGGAAAAGTGGACAGAAGAAAGAAATGTCATTGCTGAG GTCAATCAGAAACTCATAAAAAATCAAGAGATTTGGCGAAAGAAAGTTAAAGAGGCTGAAGAGAG GGAAGCTACATCAACTAAAGCGATGAATGAGAGGATAATTGATTTGGAGGAACAG ATTAGAGATATCAAGATCTTTCTGGAAGCGCAAAAAACAATTGATAAAATGTCAGATTCAAATGGAATCAAGGATGGAACAGTCCTACCTGTGGCTTATGAGTCTTCTCCAGGTcacaaaaagagaaataaaaagtcTGGTCGAAGGCGGAATTAG
- the LOC108329604 gene encoding putative clathrin assembly protein At2g25430, with the protein MASSTIRKAIGVVKDQTSISIAKVAGNLAPDLEVLIVKATSHEEVPADDKYIREILTLTSHSRGYISASLITISKRLTKTRDWIVAVKALMLVHRLLVDGHPAFEEEIVHATGRGTRILNMSDFRDEAHSSSWDHAGFVRLYALYLDEKVEFVAYRRKLRGGVESEEFREEREDESNKRSEVTPVREMRAERVLERLKHLLRMLDRVLGCRPIGAAKNNRLVLVALYQVVRDSFKLYIEVCDVLGVLLDRFTEMEYVHCVKAFDSYVGAAKMMDELVGFYSWCKDMGIARSSEYPEVQRITDKLLGTLEGFLKEMSNRSKSPERKLEMKVITVYESEPEADMNEVKALPAPESESFRAPEAPAVAQPNKVVGSEKETSDLVDLRDDGVSADEQGNKMALALFSGPGTVRGEGSWEAFPSNEESEVKSAWETAAGEVGKADWEVALVENSSKLSKQKAELAGGFDPLLLNGMYDQGAVRQHLSTSELSGGSASSVALPGLGKRGTPILALPAPDGTVKAVGAQDPFAASLSVPPPSYVQMADMERKQQLLVQEQQVWKQYGMDGMQGQVGLTRVGGAPPGYYVTAPQPLMPYGMPQFGGIGQPGGYYYQAPFY; encoded by the coding sequence ATGGCATCGAGCACAATCCGCAAGGCGATTGGTGTGGTGAAGGACCAAACCAGCATCAGCATAGCCAAAGTCGCAGGTAATTTGGCCCCTGACCTCGAAGTCTTGATCGTCAAAGCCACAAGCCATGAAGAGGTTCCTGCTGATGACAAATACATCAGAGAAATCCTCACTTTGACATCGCATTCCAGAGGCTACATCAGTGCTTCTCTGATCACCATTTCCAAGAGGCTTACAAAGACTCGTGATTGGATTGTGGCTGTTAAGGCTCTTATGCTTGTTCATAGACTCCTGGTGGATGGCCATCCCGCGTTTGAGGAGGAGATCGTGCATGCCACGGGCCGAGGGACCAGGATTCTCAACATGTCTGATTTCAGAGACGAGGCGCATTCTAGTTCTTGGGATCACGCGGGGTTCGTGAGGCTTTACGCGTTGTATCTTGATGAGAAGGTTGAGTTTGTGGCGTATCGGAGGAAGCTCAGAGGCGGTGTTGAATCTGAGGAGTTTAGGGAAGAAAGAGAGGACGAGAGTAATAAGAGGAGTGAGGTTACTCCTGTGAGGGAAATGAGAGCTGAGAGGGTTTTGGAAAGGTTGAAGCATTTGCTGAGGATGCTTGATCGTGTCTTGGGCTGTAGGCCCATTGGTGCTGCCAAGAACAATAGGTTGGTGCTAGTTGCGCTTTACCAGGTTGTGAGGGATAGTTTTAAGTTGTATATTGAGGTTTGTGATGTTTTGGGGGTGTTGTTGGATCGATTCACGGAGATGGAGTATGTGCATTGTGTGAAGGCGTTTGATTCTTATGTGGGTGCTGCCAAGATGATGGATGAGTTGGTGGGGTTCTATAGTTGGTGTAAGGATATGGGGATCGCAAGGTCTTCTGAGTACCCTGAAGTGCAGAGGATCACTGACAAGCTTCTGGGGACGCTGGAGGGTTTCTTGAAGGAGATGAGTAACAGGTCAAAGAGCCCGGAGAGGAAATTAGAGATGAAGGTAATAACTGTATATGAGTCAGAGCCCGAGGCAGATATGAACGAGGTGAAGGCTCTTCCAGCACCGGAAAGTGAGAGTTTCAGAGCTCCAGAAGCACCTGCAGTTGCACAGCCGAATAAGGTGGTTGGTTCTGAAAAGGAGACGAGTGATCTGGTGGATCTCAGGGATGATGGGGTTTCAGCTGACGAGCAAGGGAATAAGATGGCTTTGGCATTGTTCTCTGGGCCTGGAACAGTGAGGGGGGAAGGTTCCTGGGAGGCGTTTCCTTCAAATGAGGAATCAGAAGTGAAATCTGCATGGGAAACAGCAGCTGGTGAAGTTGGTAAAGCAGATTGGGAAGTGGCATTGGTGGAGAATAGTAGTAAGTTGTCAAAGCAGAAGGCTGAACTGGCAGGGGGATTTGATCCGTTGTTACTGAACGGGATGTATGATCAAGGGGCTGTGAGGCAACACCTTAGCACAAGTGAGCTAAGTGGCGGCAGTGCTAGTAGTGTGGCACTGCCTGGACTTGGGAAGAGGGGCACTCCAATTCTGGCATTGCCTGCTCCGGATGGAACAGTTAAAGCTGTGGGAGCGCAGGATCCGTTTGCAGCATCGTTGTCGGTGCCGCCACCTTCATACGTGCAAATGGCAGACATGGAGAGGAAGCAGCAGTTGCTTGTGCAGGAGCAACAGGTGTGGAAGCAATATGGGATGGATGGGATGCAAGGGCAAGTGGGTTTGACTAGAGTTGGTGGTGCTCCTCCTGGTTACTATGTCACTGCACCACAACCTCTGATGCCTTATGGAATGCCACAATTTGGTGGGATTGGGCAACCTGGAGGCTATTATTACCAAGCACCCTTTTATTGA